The Mycolicibacterium boenickei genome has a segment encoding these proteins:
- a CDS encoding vitamin K epoxide reductase family protein: MSDAVAELDEPGTEEPRTVAVGKASAVWVLIAGVLGLAAAMALTVEKIELLIDPSYVPSCSLNPVISCGSVMSTWQASVFGFPNSLIGVVAFTVTLVTGVLAVAGVRLPRWYWAGFAAGTLFGAVMVHWLIFQSLYRIGALCPYCMVVWAVTIPLLVVTSSIALRPLHTNSVARAIYQWRWSLVALWFTSLVLLILVRFWEYWSTLL, from the coding sequence ATGAGTGACGCCGTCGCCGAGCTGGACGAGCCCGGGACCGAGGAGCCCCGCACCGTAGCCGTGGGCAAGGCCAGTGCCGTCTGGGTGCTGATCGCAGGTGTTCTCGGCCTGGCGGCGGCGATGGCGCTCACGGTCGAGAAGATCGAGCTTCTGATTGATCCGTCCTACGTCCCGTCGTGCAGTTTGAACCCGGTGATCTCGTGCGGTTCGGTGATGTCGACGTGGCAGGCATCGGTCTTCGGATTCCCCAACTCACTGATCGGGGTGGTCGCGTTCACGGTCACCCTGGTCACCGGTGTGCTGGCGGTGGCGGGCGTTCGGCTGCCCCGCTGGTACTGGGCCGGGTTCGCCGCCGGAACGCTGTTCGGTGCCGTCATGGTGCACTGGCTGATCTTCCAGAGCCTTTACCGCATCGGCGCTCTGTGCCCGTACTGCATGGTGGTGTGGGCGGTGACCATCCCGCTGTTGGTGGTGACGAGTTCGATCGCGCTTCGGCCGTTGCACACGAACTCCGTCGCCCGGGCGATCTACCAGTGGCGGTGGTCGCTGGTGGCGCTCTGGTTCACCTCACTTGTGCTGTTGATCTTGGTGCGTTTCTGGGAATACTGGTCAACGCTGCTGTAA
- a CDS encoding alpha/beta hydrolase: protein MTESLPGGQARGGSNGDRRDMVRQALLERATGFTLAAIPRISDRTKRLLLGGRSVTVDGNTLDTTLQFTLAAQRAAGVGGLVADYSAESGVAVSRAALRVTAGMMKARIRADVTEISIPGPAGPIPSRRYVPDGTGAPAIPALLLYFHGGGFVIGDLDTHDGLCRLICRDGGIQVISVDYRLAPEHKAPAAVDDAYAAYRWALDHAAGLGATRIVVGGDSAGGNLAAVVSQQARDSELPLPALQLLLYPVTDFSSETRSKTLFADGYFLKKRDMDWFAGHYLDGAEVSVEDPLVSPLLSEDLSGLPPALVVTAGFDPLRDEGNRYAGAMRDAGVVVDLREERSMIHAFANFFPLGGGSATATSAMISALRAHLSHAES from the coding sequence ATGACTGAAAGTCTGCCAGGCGGGCAGGCAAGAGGCGGATCTAACGGTGATCGCCGGGACATGGTCAGACAGGCGCTGCTCGAGCGGGCGACCGGGTTCACCCTGGCCGCGATTCCCCGGATCTCGGATCGGACCAAGCGACTGCTGCTGGGCGGGCGTTCGGTGACCGTCGACGGAAACACCTTGGACACCACGCTGCAGTTCACCCTTGCCGCCCAACGGGCGGCAGGCGTCGGCGGTTTGGTCGCCGATTACAGTGCGGAGTCCGGTGTCGCCGTCTCGCGCGCCGCGCTGCGGGTGACGGCGGGCATGATGAAGGCCCGAATCCGCGCCGACGTGACCGAGATTTCGATTCCCGGCCCGGCCGGGCCGATCCCGTCGCGACGGTATGTCCCCGACGGCACCGGAGCGCCTGCGATCCCCGCACTGCTCCTGTACTTCCACGGCGGCGGCTTCGTGATCGGCGACCTCGATACCCATGACGGCCTGTGCCGGTTGATCTGCCGGGACGGCGGGATCCAGGTGATCTCGGTCGACTATCGGCTCGCACCCGAGCACAAGGCCCCGGCTGCGGTCGACGACGCCTATGCCGCCTACCGCTGGGCACTCGACCACGCCGCCGGACTGGGGGCCACGCGGATCGTCGTCGGCGGAGACAGTGCGGGCGGCAACCTGGCCGCCGTGGTCAGCCAGCAGGCACGTGACTCCGAACTGCCGCTGCCCGCGCTGCAGTTGCTGCTCTACCCGGTCACCGACTTTTCGAGTGAGACGCGATCCAAGACGCTGTTCGCCGACGGCTACTTCCTGAAGAAACGCGACATGGACTGGTTTGCCGGGCACTACCTCGACGGTGCCGAGGTGTCCGTCGAGGATCCGCTGGTGTCCCCGTTGCTCAGCGAGGATCTCTCCGGCCTGCCGCCTGCGCTGGTGGTCACGGCCGGTTTCGATCCGTTGCGGGACGAGGGCAACCGATACGCGGGGGCGATGCGCGACGCCGGGGTGGTGGTGGACCTCAGGGAAGAGCGTTCGATGATCCACGCATTCGCCAACTTCTTTCCGCTGGGCGGCGGCAGCGCCACTGCCACGAGCGCGATGATCTCTGCGCTGCGCGCGCATCTCAGCCACGCCGAAAGTTGA
- a CDS encoding DsbA family protein: MAKPKKTAKYDLKAADRKRNLFVQIGLTAVVVLFAVGLVLYIVTTGHKRPASGEARAVHVAAPSLITKEGTSEPKVTLSLFEDFLCPACGHLEQQFGPTINKLIDSGAVAVDYHMVAILDKAGNGYSSRAGGAAYCVADESVDAFRRFHSALFTPGIQPEEGGGVYPDNARIIELARQAGAAGEVPDCITKGRYVEMVQGMAAASGINSTPTIRFNGEEYSPTTPDALIAKVKEVVGDLPALKGPAPGPAAPAAPAPGAPAAPAAPAAPAVPAPANP; encoded by the coding sequence GTGGCCAAACCGAAGAAGACCGCGAAGTACGACCTCAAAGCGGCTGACCGCAAGCGCAACCTGTTCGTTCAGATCGGGCTGACAGCCGTTGTGGTGCTGTTCGCCGTCGGCCTGGTGCTCTACATCGTGACGACCGGCCACAAGCGGCCGGCCTCCGGGGAGGCCAGGGCCGTGCACGTCGCCGCGCCCAGCCTGATCACCAAAGAGGGCACGTCGGAACCCAAGGTGACGCTGAGCCTCTTCGAGGATTTCCTGTGCCCCGCGTGCGGTCATCTGGAGCAGCAGTTCGGCCCGACCATCAACAAGCTCATCGACTCCGGTGCGGTAGCCGTCGATTACCACATGGTGGCGATCCTGGACAAGGCCGGCAACGGCTACTCGTCGCGGGCCGGTGGCGCCGCGTACTGCGTCGCCGACGAGTCGGTCGATGCGTTCCGCCGATTCCACTCCGCGCTCTTCACCCCGGGTATCCAGCCGGAGGAGGGCGGCGGTGTCTACCCGGACAACGCCCGGATCATCGAGCTCGCCCGCCAGGCCGGCGCCGCCGGTGAGGTGCCCGACTGCATCACCAAGGGGCGTTACGTCGAGATGGTGCAGGGCATGGCCGCGGCCAGCGGTATCAACTCGACCCCGACCATTCGGTTCAACGGTGAGGAATACAGCCCGACCACTCCTGACGCGCTGATCGCGAAGGTCAAGGAAGTCGTCGGCGACCTGCCCGCGTTGAAGGGCCCGGCCCCCGGCCCCGCCGCACCCGCAGCGCCTGCCCCGGGTGCACCCGCTGCTCCCGCGGCCCCGGCCGCACCAGCCGTCCCGGCGCCGGCCAACCCATGA